Proteins encoded by one window of Methanosarcinales archaeon:
- a CDS encoding IS1634 family transposase, producing the protein MSWHIHEIKRKTKTYIALKKNEREGKKIKSSYIYLGQINEALKILAELQIKPLKNEKEVSYSGEMILGSIANSIDFSKVLEKYTKDKRIAEALNNIIILRTLFPVSKRKLIKIRLEHSILKDSTDMKYFEEDYEFMDILYRNMGDIMNDAIKNAAKIYHLDLQHLIIDATRIKIWKDKETDMVRFGYCSRNERKGSPQINLILGVNNQHVPLFADTYPGNTQDVNMFRDFIDRINTRYQKLTSHIKEKFVIFDQGNVNENNIDHLLELKKKGIYFISMVKTSTSGKIIKKVDKTALPVIYSKEKSRNVITKIYGKIMDEDVYERKSRVLVCYNPDIMELKCKILDRKVEYIKKMAKDGENQDDIKMQISKYHLKKALEIVKKDRKIEVKIKEKVIEARKKGYGFFVLFTNHQGLSAGELIKIYKSRDIVEQGFRALKSDLEIDPVYHSRDDRIETHTVMVVFGYLLMSLLNVALNERKIYYSFGELKELIRSGNAVEGLYENEMLKKRLKLWRPIKLEDELEEIFKKMMVKRPGFDVKECIPTDL; encoded by the coding sequence ATGAGTTGGCACATCCATGAAATCAAAAGAAAAACAAAGACCTACATCGCCCTCAAAAAAAATGAACGAGAAGGAAAGAAAATAAAATCATCCTACATTTACCTAGGTCAAATCAATGAAGCTTTGAAAATATTAGCTGAACTTCAGATCAAACCACTTAAAAACGAAAAAGAAGTCAGCTACAGTGGAGAAATGATTCTTGGAAGTATAGCAAATTCCATCGATTTCAGTAAAGTATTAGAAAAATACACAAAAGATAAACGGATCGCTGAGGCATTAAATAACATAATAATTCTCAGAACTTTATTTCCAGTAAGTAAACGAAAACTCATCAAAATCAGATTAGAACATTCAATTTTGAAAGATTCCACAGATATGAAATATTTCGAGGAAGATTATGAATTTATGGATATTCTCTATCGCAACATGGGGGATATAATGAATGATGCCATTAAGAATGCTGCTAAAATATATCATCTCGACTTGCAACATTTAATAATAGATGCAACGAGAATAAAAATATGGAAAGATAAAGAAACTGATATGGTTCGTTTTGGATATTGCAGCAGAAATGAGAGAAAAGGCTCACCTCAGATAAACTTGATACTGGGTGTAAATAACCAACACGTCCCTCTTTTTGCAGATACATATCCTGGTAATACTCAAGATGTAAATATGTTTAGGGATTTCATAGATCGAATCAATACCAGATATCAAAAGCTTACATCACATATCAAAGAAAAATTTGTTATTTTTGATCAAGGCAATGTAAATGAAAATAATATTGACCATCTTCTGGAGCTTAAAAAGAAAGGAATATATTTTATTTCTATGGTCAAAACAAGCACCAGCGGCAAAATCATAAAAAAAGTTGACAAAACTGCTTTGCCGGTGATATATTCAAAAGAAAAATCCAGGAATGTGATTACAAAAATTTATGGTAAAATAATGGATGAAGATGTTTACGAAAGAAAATCGAGAGTCCTTGTTTGCTATAATCCAGATATCATGGAACTTAAATGCAAGATATTGGATCGAAAAGTAGAATATATAAAAAAGATGGCAAAAGATGGTGAAAATCAGGATGATATCAAGATGCAGATATCTAAATATCATCTGAAGAAAGCTTTGGAAATTGTTAAGAAAGATCGGAAAATAGAGGTAAAAATTAAAGAGAAGGTGATTGAAGCCAGAAAAAAAGGATATGGATTTTTTGTTTTGTTTACAAATCATCAGGGGTTATCTGCTGGGGAATTAATAAAGATCTATAAAAGTAGAGATATTGTTGAACAAGGATTTAGAGCCTTGAAATCCGATTTGGAGATTGATCCAGTTTATCATAGTCGAGATGACCGCATCGAAACACATACTGTCATGGTTGTTTTTGGTTATCTCCTGATGTCATTGTTAAATGTGGCTTTAAATGAAAGGAAGATATACTATTCGTTTGGGGAATTGAAGGAGTTGATCAGATCTGGGAATGCTGTTGAAGGTTTGTATGAAAATGAAATGCTGAAGAAACGACTTAAATTGTGGAGACCAATTAAATTAGAGGATGAACTTGAGGAAATATTTAAGAAAATGATGGTCAAGAGACCAGGTTTTGATGTAAAGGAATGTATACCTACAGATTTGTAA
- a CDS encoding lmo0937 family membrane protein, protein MDLLWTLVGVLLILWVLGFSIGGVGSLIHILLVIAIIVILIRIIEGRRPL, encoded by the coding sequence ATGGATCTATTATGGACATTAGTAGGGGTACTGTTGATCCTGTGGGTATTGGGATTTTCAATCGGTGGAGTTGGTAGCTTAATCCATATATTGCTGGTCATTGCCATCATCGTTATACTGATCAGAATAATCGAAGGTCGTAGGCCATTATAA
- a CDS encoding DUF4158 domain-containing protein yields MKNLHFSQDQLVQVAKLSDVDIVLIDECRGEQNKLGLGYQLGFFRLFNQFPAQMPFEPIEDLVAYMSFQLDIALCLIEQYKNRRQTIAEHRKRIQEYLHLKPFYPEGVELLNDFL; encoded by the coding sequence ATGAAGAATTTGCACTTTTCTCAGGATCAGTTAGTACAGGTTGCCAAACTCTCAGATGTGGATATAGTTTTAATTGATGAATGTCGAGGGGAGCAGAATAAGTTAGGGTTAGGGTATCAGCTTGGTTTTTTTCGTTTGTTCAATCAGTTTCCTGCACAAATGCCTTTCGAGCCAATAGAGGATTTAGTAGCCTACATGAGCTTTCAGCTTGATATCGCTCTTTGCCTCATCGAGCAATATAAAAATCGACGGCAGACTATTGCAGAACACAGAAAACGCATCCAGGAGTATTTGCATCTCAAACCGTTTTATCCTGAAGGAGTGGAATTGCTGAACGATTTCCTTTAA